In Rhinopithecus roxellana isolate Shanxi Qingling chromosome 4, ASM756505v1, whole genome shotgun sequence, a single genomic region encodes these proteins:
- the YIPF3 gene encoding protein YIPF3 isoform X1 — MATTVAPAGGARNGAGPEWGGFEENIQGGGSAVIDMENMDDTSGSSFEDMGELHQRLREEEVDADAADAAAAEEEDGEFLGMKGFKGQLSRQVADQMWQAGKRQASRAFSLYANIDILRPYFDVEPAQVRSRLLESMIPIKMVNFPQKIAGELYGPLMLVFTLVAILLHGMKTSDTIIREGTLMGTAIGTCFGYWLGVSSFIYFLAYLCNAQITMLQMLALLGYGLFGHCIVLFITYNIHLHALFYLFWLLVGGLSTLRMVAVLVSRTVGPTQRLLLCGTLAALHMLFLLYLHFAYHKVVEGILDTLEGPNIPPIQRVPRDIPAVLAAARLPTTILNATAKAVAVTLQSH; from the exons GGCGGAGGCTCAGCTGTGATTGACATGGAGAACATGGATGATACCTCAGGCTCTAGCTTCGAGGATATGGGTGAGCTGCATCAGCGCCTGCGCGAGGAAGAAGTAGACGCTGATGCAGCTGATGCAGCTGCTGCTGAAGAAGAGGATGGAGAGTTCCTGGGCATGAAGGGCTTTAAGGGACAGCTGAGCCGGCAGGTGGCAGATCAG ATGTGGCAGGCCGGGAAGAGACAAGCCTCCAGGGCCTTCAGCTTGTACGCCAACATCGACATCCTCAGACCGTACTTTGATGTGGAGCCTGCTCAGGTGCGGAGCAG gCTCCTGGAGTCCATGATCCCTATCAAGATGGTCAACTTCCCCCAG AAAATTGCAGGTGAACTCTATGGACCTCTCATGCTGGTCTTCACACTGGTTGCCATCCTACTCCACGGGATGAAGACATCTGACACTATTATC CGGGAGGGCACCCTGATGGGCACAGCCATTGGCACCTGCTTCGGCTACTGGCTGGGAGTCTCATCCTTCATTTACTTCCTCGCCTACCTGTGCAACGCCCAGATCACCATGCTGCAGATGTTGGCACTGCTG GGCTATGGCCTCTTTGGTCACTGCATTGTCCTGTTCATCACCTATAATATCCATCTTCACGCCCTCTTCTACCTCTTCTGGCTTTTGGTGGGTGGACTGTCCACACTGCGCATG GTAGCAGTGTTGGTGTCTCGGACCGTGGGCCCCACACAGCGGCTGCTCCTCTGTGGCACCCTGGCCGCCCTACACATGCTCTTCCTGCTCTATCTGCATTTTGCCTACCACAAAGTGGTAGAGG GGATCCTGGACACACTGGAGGGCCCCAACATCCCGCCCATCCAGAGGGTCCCCAGAGACATCCCTGCCGTGCTCGCTGCTGCTCGGCTTCCCACCACCATCCTCAACGCCACAGCCAAAGCTGTTGCGGTGACCCTGCAGTCACACTGA
- the YIPF3 gene encoding protein YIPF3 isoform X2, whose protein sequence is MENMDDTSGSSFEDMGELHQRLREEEVDADAADAAAAEEEDGEFLGMKGFKGQLSRQVADQMWQAGKRQASRAFSLYANIDILRPYFDVEPAQVRSRLLESMIPIKMVNFPQKIAGELYGPLMLVFTLVAILLHGMKTSDTIIREGTLMGTAIGTCFGYWLGVSSFIYFLAYLCNAQITMLQMLALLGYGLFGHCIVLFITYNIHLHALFYLFWLLVGGLSTLRMVAVLVSRTVGPTQRLLLCGTLAALHMLFLLYLHFAYHKVVEGILDTLEGPNIPPIQRVPRDIPAVLAAARLPTTILNATAKAVAVTLQSH, encoded by the exons ATGGAGAACATGGATGATACCTCAGGCTCTAGCTTCGAGGATATGGGTGAGCTGCATCAGCGCCTGCGCGAGGAAGAAGTAGACGCTGATGCAGCTGATGCAGCTGCTGCTGAAGAAGAGGATGGAGAGTTCCTGGGCATGAAGGGCTTTAAGGGACAGCTGAGCCGGCAGGTGGCAGATCAG ATGTGGCAGGCCGGGAAGAGACAAGCCTCCAGGGCCTTCAGCTTGTACGCCAACATCGACATCCTCAGACCGTACTTTGATGTGGAGCCTGCTCAGGTGCGGAGCAG gCTCCTGGAGTCCATGATCCCTATCAAGATGGTCAACTTCCCCCAG AAAATTGCAGGTGAACTCTATGGACCTCTCATGCTGGTCTTCACACTGGTTGCCATCCTACTCCACGGGATGAAGACATCTGACACTATTATC CGGGAGGGCACCCTGATGGGCACAGCCATTGGCACCTGCTTCGGCTACTGGCTGGGAGTCTCATCCTTCATTTACTTCCTCGCCTACCTGTGCAACGCCCAGATCACCATGCTGCAGATGTTGGCACTGCTG GGCTATGGCCTCTTTGGTCACTGCATTGTCCTGTTCATCACCTATAATATCCATCTTCACGCCCTCTTCTACCTCTTCTGGCTTTTGGTGGGTGGACTGTCCACACTGCGCATG GTAGCAGTGTTGGTGTCTCGGACCGTGGGCCCCACACAGCGGCTGCTCCTCTGTGGCACCCTGGCCGCCCTACACATGCTCTTCCTGCTCTATCTGCATTTTGCCTACCACAAAGTGGTAGAGG GGATCCTGGACACACTGGAGGGCCCCAACATCCCGCCCATCCAGAGGGTCCCCAGAGACATCCCTGCCGTGCTCGCTGCTGCTCGGCTTCCCACCACCATCCTCAACGCCACAGCCAAAGCTGTTGCGGTGACCCTGCAGTCACACTGA